The sequence below is a genomic window from Ornithobacterium rhinotracheale.
ATTGAGAGGCTTTCAAGCTTTGCTTCCTCAGCAAGCACTTTATCCACAATTTTTCTTAGTTCCTTTACATCTTTTTCGTTCTTATCTCCAAGGAAACTCTTTAATATTTTATCTAAAAAACCCATATTTTTTGACTATACTTGGGCAAATGCGTTACCCAAAATTTATTTTATAATTCTTTTAAATTCAATTCATTAAAAAAAACACAAAAACCCTCACAAGAAATTCAGAGGGTTTAAGGTGTCTGATTTTTAGTATTCGTCTTCATTCCAGAGGAAATCATCATCAGTCGGGTAATCTGACCAAATTTCTTGGATAGATTCATACTGGTCTCCCTCATCTTCGATAGACTGTAAATTCTCTACTACCTCCAGCGGCGCACCTGTTCTAATGGCGTAATCAATCAATTCGTCCTTTGTAGCAGGCCACGGCGCATCACTTAAATAAGAGGCTAATTCTAATGTCCAATACATAATCGTTATATATTAATTTTTTGCAAAAATAAAAGATGTTTTGCTGATTTTCAAAAACATCATCATTTATTTAAACAAAAAATCTGCCAAATAAAAATTTTCACTAACTTAGCCCCTGAAAATCAAGTAGAAAAATGAACCGAATTAGTCAATTATTTAACATACAATACCCTATCATTCAGGGAGGTATGATTTGGGCAAGTGGCTGGGAGCTGGTTTCTGCCGTGTCCAATACGGGCGGATTAGGCATTTTAGGCGCTGGCAGTATGTACCCCGATGTGCTACAATACCACATCAAGAAATGCAAAGAAACTACAAATCAGCCATTTGGTGTAAACTTACCACTGCTCTACCCTAATATTGAGGAGCATATAGAAAGTATTTTAAAACTAAGAGTACCCATTGTTTTCACCTCGGCAGGCAGCCCTAAGAAATGGACGGAAATACTTAAAAAAGAAGGGGTTAAAGTAGCGCATGTGGTGTCTAGTGTAAAATTTGCGCTCAAATGTCAGGAGGCAGGCGTAGACGCCATTGTGGCAGAAGGCTTTGAGGCAGGAGGACATAATGGCAGAGAGGAAACTACTAGCTTTTGCTTAATCCCAGAGGTGAGAAAAGCCATTCAAATACCACTAATAGCCGCAGGCGGCATCGCTACTGGGCAGCAAATATTAGCTGCAATGGTGCTAGGTGCTGAGGGAGTGCAGATAGGGACGCGCTTTGTAATGAGTGAGGAATCCTCCGCCCACATAAATTTTAAAAATGAAATCCTAAAAACTGATGAAGGCGGCACGGATTTAACGCTGAAAGAAATCGGCTCGGTGCGATTGATTAAAAACCCTTTTTACCAAGAGATTTTAAAAGCCTATGCCGCACACGCAACCCCTGAGGATTTAGAAAAATTGAAAGGCACAGGGCGTGCAAAACTGGGTATGTTTGAGGGCGATACCGCCGAGGGAATGCTCGAAATTGGGCAATGTGCCTCGATGATTCACGAGATTTTGCCGGTGAAAAAGATTATGGAAAATTTAATTTCAGAATTTAACCACGCACGCCAAAATTTACCCCAAAATATGGGCTAATTTTTAAATTTTAAGCCCTAAGTTTTTTAATTATAGCATAGAAAATCTTATTTTTGTCCATCTGAATAGACAATTAAACAAATTCAATTATATAAAAATGTATAGAACACATACCAACGGAGCGCTTAATTTAAGCCATAAAGGAGAACGAGTAGAACTCAGCGGCTGGGTGCAAGGCATTAGAGACAAGGGATTTTTAATGTGGATTGATTTGCGAGACCGCTACGGCATCACTCAGTTGGTACTTGATGAGGCGCGCACGGATAAATCTTTGTTTGAAAAAGCAAGAAAACTTGGGCGCGAATTTGTGATAAAAGTTTCGGGTGAGGTGCTAGAGCGAGAGTCCAAAAACCCTAATATCCCCACGGGAGAGATTGAAATTTTAATCGATTCGCTTGAGATTTTAAACACCGCCAAGCTCCCCCCCTTCACCATTGAGAATGAAACCGATGGAGGCGATGAGCTGAGAATGAAATACCGCTATCTGGACATTCGCAGAAACCCTGTAAAGAATAAATTAATCTTCCGCCACCAAGTGGCTCAAAAGATAAGACAATACCTCTCTGATGAGGGCTTTATTGAGGTGGAAACCCCCGTTTTGATTAAATCCACCCCTGAGGGAGCGCGCGATTTTGTGGTACCTTCCCGTATGAACCCTGGGCAGTTTTATGCCTTGCCACAGTCGCCACAAACCTTTAAGCAGCTGCTTATGGTGGGCGGGCTTGATAAATATTTCCAAATAGTGAAATGTTTTAGAGATGAAGATTTGCGTGCAGACCGCCAGCCGGAATTTACCCAAATCGATTGTGAAATGTCGTTTGTAGAGCAAGAAGATATTTTAAATGTATTTGAGGGCTTAACACAGTATTTATTAAAGGATATCAAAGGTTTAGAGGTAGGCAAATTCCCACGAATGAGCTACCAAGAAGCGATGCAAAGATATGGAAATGATAAGCCCGACATTCGTTTCGGAATGGAATTTTGCGAGCTAAACGAAGTAACTCAACACAAAGATTTTAAGATTTTCAACGAAGCAGAACTTGTAGTGGGCATCAATGTAAAAGACTGTGCAAGCTACACGCGCAAGCAAATCGATGAGCTCACAGATTTTGTAAAGAGGCCGCAAATCGGTGCCGCAGGTATGGTTTGGGTAAAATACCAAGAAGACGGAACTTATGCTTCGTCTGTAAATAAATTCTACGACGAAGAAGATTTAAAGAAAATAGCAGAAAAATGCCAAGCAGAAAAAGGTGATTTAATCCTAATCCTATCTGGCAATGCAAACAAAGTGCGCCCACAGCTCTCTGCCCTGCGTATGGAGCTTGGTAACCGCCTAGGGCTTAGAAAGCCAGACGAATTTGCACCACTATGGATTGTAGATTTCCCCTTGCTTGAATGGGACGAAGAGACTGCACGCTACCACGCAATGCACCACCCCTTCACCTCGCCTAAGCCTGAGGATATTGAAAAATTAAAAACCAACCCTAGCCAAGTGCGTGCCAATGCCTATGATTTAGTATTGAATGGCAATGAAATCGGGGGCGGCTCCATTAGAATCTTTAATAAAGATTTACAAAGCCAAATGTTTGAACTCCTCGGCTTTACAGAGGAAGAAGCAAAAGCCCAATTTGGCTTCTTAATGAATGCCTTTGAATACGGCGCACCACCACACGGAGGTATCGCCTTTGGGTTCGATCGTTTAGTTTCGATTTTAGACGGTTCTGAAACGATTAGAGATTATATCGCATTCCCTAAAAACAATAGCGGCCGCGATGTAATGATTGATGCCCCTGCCCCTATTGCACAAGAGCAACTCGATGAGCTTTATTTAGATGTTCAAGAGAAAAAGGCAAAAGCAGCGAGAGAAGAAAATCAGTAAAAATTCGTTTTTTTATAAATTTTGAATGATAAAACTCGTGTGGCTTTTTTTAAAAGTTTCACGAGTTTTAATTTTAAATGTGCCGAGGATCTGAACAAATGTACAAAATACTGCATGGAAATGGTAATATTCTAACAATGAATACCTATTTCAGCAGTTTTATAATCCAATAATCATTGCTAAATCTTTATCACAAACTTTATCACAAAAAATTAAAAGAATTGGATTATATCAGCATTTAGTGCAAGTAGCGCACTGCTTTTACAAATCTTTTTTTCCAATAAGGTTCCTCTAAAGAACTTAGCATTACACCCTTGGAAGATGATGAGTGAATAAAGAAAACTTCGCCTCCAGAAACTCGATCTACAATGCCTGCATGCGAAATCCCTTTCCCTGATGTGTTGAAGAAAACAGCATCTCCAGGTTGCACATCTTTCAAATTGATTTTCACGCCATAATTGGCTTGTTCACGAGAAACGCGTGGCAACTGAATGTTTACTTTCTGGTACGAATTCCAGAGCAATCCCGAGCAGTCTATGCCCTTTTTAGTCGTTCCGCCATATTTGTATGGTGTCCCAAAATAGTAATACGCTTCGTCTAAAACCGTTTTTGCACGCTCACTTACGCTATTGTCTACTTTTGTTTTCTTAAAAGTTGTATGTATGTCCCCCTTATCTATACGGTGGATAGATCCACATGAGCTTAATAATGAAATACTAAATAGAATATAGTAAGATTTTTTAATCATGATTGAATTTTAAAAGATTTGCAGCGAAATTAAGAAATCTCAACCGAAAATAAAGGACTTTGCTGCTTAAATTCGGTTTGAGTGAATCATTCTTTACATCTCAACCCTGTCCTAAATAAAAAAATGTAAAATCCTTATAAAACAGCGTTTAAGTAGTTTTTTTATAGATTTAAAAAAAGCCCCCCTGATAATAATTTTGCGGTATTTCAAAAGGTTTATCAAGCCAGTGCTGCAAGTTGATTTTGACAAAAATATTCAATCGGATAAAAGCCACTAAATTGGATAGGTGCCAAGGGTATTTTGCAATAGATTTCAGGTATTTTAGAATAAGAATAGTGATAAGTGCCGTCCATATTTGAATTTTTACAGCATTTTTTTAATATGAAGCAATTGTTTGATATCTCTGAAAAAAATCTCAATCTGACATATCGTCTAAAAAATTGAATTAAAATTTTTGGATAAAAAAAACCTTCTTATGGATTCAAAATTAACACTATTTCCCCAAATCATCTCAAAAGTAAACCGAGGAATTTTCAAAAAATTAGTCAAAGTAAAAAAACAATCCAATAAGATTTTCTATCCTTTCTCCTCTTATCTATCTCAAACATATCATATAATTTTTAAAAAATCGCCTACTTTATAAGGTTTTCGGCTTCCCTTTTTTTGTTATTTATAATTTTATAACTATCGCTTCTCGAAAAACACGTGTCTTTTTTTAAAAAACACACTACATTTTTCCAAAAAACACGCGTGTTTTTTTTCGGATGGTGCTTAGTGCTTTTCGTAGGATTTAAAATTCTAAATGCTCTATTTGCTCTTGGGTTAGACCTGTTGTCTTCATTACAACCTCCTTTGAAACATTATTTTCTAAAAGGTTTTTCGCTATTTTTAATTTCTCTTCTTCTCTGCCTTCCTTTCTTCCTTCCTCTTTTCCCTCTTCAAAGCCTTCTTCTTTGGCGGTATCTAATGAGTTTTTTAAGTCTCTGTAATATTTTAAACTATCCTCATAAGAGTACACTTGGCTAGGCGTAAACTTCGCGATTTCTGCCACTTCAAATAATTTTTCAAAGATGCGTTCCTTGAGCTTTTCTGGAACCCTGTCTAAACGATTTAAATTCCTAAGTACATAAAGCCACTTATCGAACCTTGTTTCTAGTTCCTCTACCGATTTATTGAATTTGGGCATTTCCAGATAAATAAATGTCAATTTATCATAGAAAACTTTGTTAGTTTCAATGTCCGATAATTTTATATCATAGCGGAATTTTTCAGCATTTTCTTTATCCTCATCAAAAACAAAATCCAAAATAGCAATTGTGTACACAGCTTTCAACTCATAGTTCCAATCTGCTTTTTGAGCTTGCTCTCTAATGGGAAATGTGGAATAATATAAGGTTCTGTCTTTAAAAAAATTTTGTTTGGCTTTTTGAAGTTCTACAATAAATTTTTCGCCTTTTTCGTTTTCGCAATACAAATCAAATATCGCTTTGCGATCGAGTTCACTTGAACTCAAATGTTCGTTTTTCAGATAAGTCAAACTCACAATTCTGCCTTGCTCCTCGTAGAGCAACTCGTTCAAAAAATCTAATAGCAAGTCCTTATTTGGCTCTTCACCAAAGATTTTTTTAAAGCCGTAATCGGTAAATGGATTGATATATTTTTCTATAAAGTGTTTCATGGAATTTCTTTATGCTACAAAAATACTAAATTTTGAAATATATAATATTAAGAAGTAAGTGACGAAAAATTAAATCACTGAATAATAAGATATTAACCGAAGTAACCACGCAACAATTTACGCACCCTAATTGATTTAAACCAAACAGGGACTAAGCTTTTAACTTAGTCCCTGTTTTAGTCCCTTCCTATTCGGAAGTCGCTGATTATCAGCGAAGATTGCGGAGAGAGAGGGATTCGAACCCCCGGAGGTGTTACCCTCAACGGTTTTCAAGACCGCCGCATTCGACCACTCTGCCATCTCTCCGAATGCGCTTTGAAGTATTCAGCTCCTTGCCTTTCCTTCTTTGCGGTTGCAAATATAGAAACAATTTTTTTATCTCACAAATTAAATTTCAATATTTTTTGTGGTTTTTAATAAATCTTCTAGCTCTTCTCTCTCTCGTATTAGTTTCGATTCTCCATTAATCCACAGAATTTCAGCGGGTTTCAGCCTAGAATTGTAGTTTGATGCCATTGAGAAACAATATGCGCCTGCATTGTAAAAACACAAAATATCTTTTTCTCGCACTTCATTTAGCTTGCGATTTGCACCAAAAGTATCGGTTTCGCAGATGTTTCCCACCACGGTATAGTATCTCGGACGACCTTCTGGGTGCGAAATATTCTCGATTTCGTGATGCGCATTATAGAACATAGGACGGATCAATTGATTAAATCCACTATTTACGCTCGCAAACACGGTGGAAGTTGTTTGTTTCACCACATTTACTTCTGCTAAAAATACTCCCGACTCGCTTACAAGGAATTTCCCTGGCTCAAACATCAGCATTAAATCTTTATGATTTTCCTCACAAAATTGATTAAATCGCTCACTGATTTTTTCCCCAAGATACTCAATATCAGTCTCTGCTCCGCCCTCGTAGTAGCTAACTTTAAAACCACTACCAAAATCTAAATATTCTAGATTTTCAAAATCTTTTGCTGCGTTGAATAAAAGCTCAGCTCCGTTTAAAAATACATCTACATCTAAAATATCAGACCCTGTGTGCATATGAAGTCCATTTACCTTTAAATGGGTATTTTCTACCACACGCAAAATATGTGGCAACTGATATATCGATATCCCAAATTTAGAATCAATATGTCCTACCGAAATGTTACTATTTCCTCCCGCCAAAATATGTGGATTTAAACGAATACAAACAGGATAATCTGGCATTTCATGACCAAATTGCTCAAGAATGCTTAAATTATCTATATTAATTTTTACGCCTAGCTCTACGGCTTCTTTTATTTCCTCAAAAGAAACACCATTGGGCGTAAATATAATGTCTTTTGGCTCAAATCCTGCCATAAGACCAAGCTGAACTTCTTGAATTGAAACAGTATCTAGCCCACTTCCCAATTTTTGAAACAAGCGCAAAATATTCAAATTTGTATTTGCCTTACAAGCGTAATTTAGCTTTAACTTTTCAACTCCCGAAAATGAGTTTTTTAATCTTTCATATTGAGTTTTCATTTTTTCGGCATCGTACACATAAAGTGGAGTACCGAATTCATCTGCCATTTGAAGTAAATTTTCTGTCGTAAAACTAAGGTCTTGTATATGCTTCATTCTTTTTTGCTTTAATTGTGTAAAAAAATATTCTGCAAATGTATGAATTTACAGAATATTTCAAATATATTTTTTATAAAATTTGGTTTATATAGATTTCATCGCACAAAAGTACCATTAATTTAGTCCTCATACATTTCATCGAATAATTTTTTAAATTTTTCGATTGTATTTTTGCGCTTATACTTTAAAGTTGGGGTAAGGCAGCCATTTTCTATTGTCCATTCTTCTGGGGTGAGCCTAAATCGCTTGATTTGCTCCCACTGCCCAAATTCTTGATTAATCACCACCATTTCCTTTTCTATTTCTTTATAAATAGCCTCACTTTGAGCGATTTTCGCTGGTGTTGTCCCTATTTTTACACCATTTTTTTCTGCCCATTTGGTACAGAAATCATAATTTGGCTGAATCAAGGCACACGGCATTTTCTTGCCCTCGCCCACCACCATAATTTGCTCAATAAAAGGTATGCGCTTCATCGCATTTTCAAGGGCAGCAGGCACTATGTATTTGCCTCCACTGGTCTTAAAAATCTGTTTTTTGCGGTCGGTAAGTTTTAACAATCCTTCATCAAATTCACCGATATCTCCTGTTTTAAACCAGCCATCTTCGGTAAAGGCTTCTTTAGTAAGTTCGGGATTTTCGTAATATCCTTGGAACACGCAAGGTCCCTTCACGAGCACTTCGCCGTCATCGGCAATTTTCACATCAATATTTTTTACAATCTTTCCTACGGTTCCGATTTTAAATCCCTTTCTATCAAAACAATTCACCGAAATCACAGGAGAAGTCTCGGTTAAGCCATAGCCTTCTAAAATCGGAATTCCTGCCGCCCAGAACATACGATTTAATTTTTCAGATAATTTAGCACTTCCCGAAACAAGCGTTACCATCCTGCCCCCCATTCCTTCTCTCCATTTGCTGAAAATCAATTTATTGGCAACCTTATATTTAAGGTACCAATTGAGTGGCATTTTCACTTTCGGATCGTAATCCTTGATTAAATCCAGCGACCATTTAAAGATTTTTGATTTTACAGGACCTGCATTGGCTCCCGTTTCATAAATCTTATTAAACACTTTTTCCACTAAACGAGGCACCACTGTCATGATTTGCGGCTGAACGAATTTTAAATCCTCTCCAATGGTATCTAAATTTTGGGCAAAATAAATGCTTAACCCCTTGATTTGATATAAATTAAGTAAAGTTCTTTCAAACACATGACACACAGGCAAGAAGCTCAAAGCACGAGCATTTTCACCCACTTCTGGAATACGCTCTTGGCAGTCTATCGCATTGGATAATAAGTTTTTATGCGACAACATTACGCCTTTGGGGCTTCCTGTGGTTCCTGAGGTGTAAATAATTGTTACCAAATCATCTGGCTGGATTTTCTCTTTGATCTTTTCAATTTCGGGTTGCAGGCTTTCGTCTTCTCCAAGCTCCAAAATTTCTTTCCAGTTTGGTAAATTTTCCTCATCATTTATACAGAAAATCTCTTCAAGAGATGGCGTATTTTTCTGAATACTAGCTATTTTATTGTATAAATCTTTGTGCGAAACAAAGCATAATTTCACACCAGCTTGGTTGAAAATAAATTCGTTTTCCTGTGGCGAAATCGAAGAATAAATCGGCACACTAATCGCACCTACTTTTTCAATTCCCATTTCGATAATGTTCCATTCGGCACAGTTATTATTTACGATAATGGCAATTTTATCACCAGGCTTCACCCCGTATTTGAGCAAGCCTCGGCTCACTTTATCCGATAAATGTATGTAATCTTGCGTTGAATATGCTTTTAATTTCTTACCAGGCAACACATTAACCAAGGCTCTTTCTAGGTTGTGATTTTTTGCTTGATAGTCAAGTATATCAAATAAGCGTTTCATTTCCATGTTTATCTAACTTATAATTGTATAAAAGTACGACTTTTATTAAAACTATTAAAGTTTTTTCTTCATTTTTTTAATGAAATTGAAATTTTAGTTTTCGGTTAAATTTATATTTTATAATTAAAGTATTACTTTCAATAATTCGCTTATCTCTCTAAAGGTGTTGAAACTATGCAAAGTAATTCTTATGCGTTCTTGCGAAACTGGTACTGTGGGAGATAGAATACTTTTTACCGAAATATTTTTTTCATTTAATTCTTCGCATTTATTTTTTAAAATCATTTGATTGTTTAAATAAGCCTGAATCGGCGTTTGGGAATCCAAGAAATTCAACTGATTTTCTTTAATTTTTTGTTTAAAGTATGCTATATTTTGAGTCAATTTTTCTTGTGCTAAATTCGATTTTTTAAGGATTTCATGTGCTTGAAAAATCACTTCTACTTCTGCCTCGCTCATTGCTGTGGTATAAATAAATGGACGCGCAAAATTCACTAAAAATTGATGCAATTTTTGGCTTCCCACTACGCAAGCTCCATGCGTGCCAAGTGCCTTGCCAAAGGTGTGAACGCGTGCAAAAATCTCTTGCTCAAAATCCTCAAAAATTCCTTTTTTTTGTTTTCCCACTACGCCCGTTCCGTGCGCTTCGTCCAAAATGATATAGCAATTTTTCTTTTGGCAAAGTTCTAAAATTTCACTAGAAACTTCATCTCCATCCATGCTATAGACGCTCTCGAGCACCACAAAAATTTCGCCTGAACATTTTTCTATTTTTTGAGCTAAATCACTCGCATCGTTATGTTTAAATTTAAAAGATTTGGCATTGCTCAATCGTATGCCATCGCGAAGCGAAGCGTGCGATAATTCATCATACAAAATAAAATCGCCCCTTTGTGGTATTGCCGAAAGCACCGCCAGATTGGCATTGTATCCGCTATTGAAAAGCAAAGCTTTTTCGGCATCGTAAAAATCCGCTAAATAGCGTTCAACTTTCTCATAATAAGCACTATTTCCAGAAATCAATCGCGACCCAGTACTTCCTGCATGATGGTGCGAAATTTGGATTTTTTGCAATTCTCGAGCTATGCCGAGATAGTCGTTAGAAAAAAAATCGGCATTATTTGCATCAAATACCGAAAGGCTTCTAAAATTATTTTCTTCGATTCTTTTCGCCAAAAGCTGTTCTGCTTTGGCAGGAAAATCTAAATTTTTCATGTTTTGATTATGAAAATAAATGAGCCTTCAAAGCTAATAAAAAATCTGGGATTTTAGGCGATTTCGCTCCCTTTTCTGCCCATTGTCTGGCAATATTGGATTGATGGTTCAGAGTTTTGTAAACTTCGCGATAAGCCTTTAATAATGAATAATTTTTATCGTAAATATGCGTAGGCTCAGAGTTCACGCCATTTACTTCTATGACTTTAAATTTCCCTTGTGATAAAGCCTCATCACTTTCAGCCTTTACATCTAATCTGCCATAAGAATATTGCGGAATTTGGCGAATTACTTTTTCTATTTGGGTTAAAAGTTCTTGCGTTGCCAAATGAGAAGCATCAAAAAAACGCGTGCCTCGATTGTGATTTCCAATAGGTTCTAGCAAAATCCTTTCGCCTTTGGGCAAAACTTTGTCTAAAATTGCCGAAAATTTATTTTCTAAATATTTTTTCCTAAAAAATGCACGCTCGTTTTGTTGTATAAATTCGCGCAAAGTTTGCTTGCCATTGCCATAAAATGTCAAAAATTCCTTTCCTGTGATGCCTAAAATTTGCCCATGTTCATCTTTGGGATATTTGCAATAAAACACTCCAAACTCTTTGGGCAAATCAATGTATTCCTGCAAAATAATTTTCTGATTTTCATTTAATTGAGCTAAAAATTCATCTAATTCCGATTGATTATTTAAACAAATAACTCCCTTTCCTCGTTCTCCTACATCAGGCTTAGCAATCATAGGAAAATTAGTTAAAATCGTTTTTTTATTTGAATTAATTATTTGTTCTTTAGCTCTAAATTCTTGCGAAATGTATTGCTGAATTTCGCTTTTAGAATAACCGAAAAAGCCTCCGTTTTTTAGGCTAGGATTGGTTTTGCAAAAGTATAGCAAATCACGATTTTTTAAACTAAACCAGAAATACGCAGGCACAAAAGCTGAATAGAACACCCAAACAGGCCAATATTCAAAGCGTATGATTTTCTGGACTTTATGTTTAATCCAAAAATGATTAAAATATTGATTTTTAAACATTTACAAAATCAACAATGTGGTAAAAAAAGATTTTTAAT
It includes:
- a CDS encoding DUF2795 domain-containing protein, which codes for MYWTLELASYLSDAPWPATKDELIDYAIRTGAPLEVVENLQSIEDEGDQYESIQEIWSDYPTDDDFLWNEDEY
- a CDS encoding nitronate monooxygenase family protein — its product is MNRISQLFNIQYPIIQGGMIWASGWELVSAVSNTGGLGILGAGSMYPDVLQYHIKKCKETTNQPFGVNLPLLYPNIEEHIESILKLRVPIVFTSAGSPKKWTEILKKEGVKVAHVVSSVKFALKCQEAGVDAIVAEGFEAGGHNGREETTSFCLIPEVRKAIQIPLIAAGGIATGQQILAAMVLGAEGVQIGTRFVMSEESSAHINFKNEILKTDEGGTDLTLKEIGSVRLIKNPFYQEILKAYAAHATPEDLEKLKGTGRAKLGMFEGDTAEGMLEIGQCASMIHEILPVKKIMENLISEFNHARQNLPQNMG
- the aspS gene encoding aspartate--tRNA ligase — its product is MYRTHTNGALNLSHKGERVELSGWVQGIRDKGFLMWIDLRDRYGITQLVLDEARTDKSLFEKARKLGREFVIKVSGEVLERESKNPNIPTGEIEILIDSLEILNTAKLPPFTIENETDGGDELRMKYRYLDIRRNPVKNKLIFRHQVAQKIRQYLSDEGFIEVETPVLIKSTPEGARDFVVPSRMNPGQFYALPQSPQTFKQLLMVGGLDKYFQIVKCFRDEDLRADRQPEFTQIDCEMSFVEQEDILNVFEGLTQYLLKDIKGLEVGKFPRMSYQEAMQRYGNDKPDIRFGMEFCELNEVTQHKDFKIFNEAELVVGINVKDCASYTRKQIDELTDFVKRPQIGAAGMVWVKYQEDGTYASSVNKFYDEEDLKKIAEKCQAEKGDLILILSGNANKVRPQLSALRMELGNRLGLRKPDEFAPLWIVDFPLLEWDEETARYHAMHHPFTSPKPEDIEKLKTNPSQVRANAYDLVLNGNEIGGGSIRIFNKDLQSQMFELLGFTEEEAKAQFGFLMNAFEYGAPPHGGIAFGFDRLVSILDGSETIRDYIAFPKNNSGRDVMIDAPAPIAQEQLDELYLDVQEKKAKAAREENQ
- a CDS encoding C40 family peptidase — encoded protein: MIKKSYYILFSISLLSSCGSIHRIDKGDIHTTFKKTKVDNSVSERAKTVLDEAYYYFGTPYKYGGTTKKGIDCSGLLWNSYQKVNIQLPRVSREQANYGVKINLKDVQPGDAVFFNTSGKGISHAGIVDRVSGGEVFFIHSSSSKGVMLSSLEEPYWKKRFVKAVRYLH
- a CDS encoding Rpn family recombination-promoting nuclease/putative transposase, with the protein product MKHFIEKYINPFTDYGFKKIFGEEPNKDLLLDFLNELLYEEQGRIVSLTYLKNEHLSSSELDRKAIFDLYCENEKGEKFIVELQKAKQNFFKDRTLYYSTFPIREQAQKADWNYELKAVYTIAILDFVFDEDKENAEKFRYDIKLSDIETNKVFYDKLTFIYLEMPKFNKSVEELETRFDKWLYVLRNLNRLDRVPEKLKERIFEKLFEVAEIAKFTPSQVYSYEDSLKYYRDLKNSLDTAKEEGFEEGKEEGRKEGREEEKLKIAKNLLENNVSKEVVMKTTGLTQEQIEHLEF
- the lysA gene encoding diaminopimelate decarboxylase, with amino-acid sequence MKHIQDLSFTTENLLQMADEFGTPLYVYDAEKMKTQYERLKNSFSGVEKLKLNYACKANTNLNILRLFQKLGSGLDTVSIQEVQLGLMAGFEPKDIIFTPNGVSFEEIKEAVELGVKINIDNLSILEQFGHEMPDYPVCIRLNPHILAGGNSNISVGHIDSKFGISIYQLPHILRVVENTHLKVNGLHMHTGSDILDVDVFLNGAELLFNAAKDFENLEYLDFGSGFKVSYYEGGAETDIEYLGEKISERFNQFCEENHKDLMLMFEPGKFLVSESGVFLAEVNVVKQTTSTVFASVNSGFNQLIRPMFYNAHHEIENISHPEGRPRYYTVVGNICETDTFGANRKLNEVREKDILCFYNAGAYCFSMASNYNSRLKPAEILWINGESKLIREREELEDLLKTTKNIEI
- a CDS encoding long-chain fatty acid--CoA ligase, whose product is MEMKRLFDILDYQAKNHNLERALVNVLPGKKLKAYSTQDYIHLSDKVSRGLLKYGVKPGDKIAIIVNNNCAEWNIIEMGIEKVGAISVPIYSSISPQENEFIFNQAGVKLCFVSHKDLYNKIASIQKNTPSLEEIFCINDEENLPNWKEILELGEDESLQPEIEKIKEKIQPDDLVTIIYTSGTTGSPKGVMLSHKNLLSNAIDCQERIPEVGENARALSFLPVCHVFERTLLNLYQIKGLSIYFAQNLDTIGEDLKFVQPQIMTVVPRLVEKVFNKIYETGANAGPVKSKIFKWSLDLIKDYDPKVKMPLNWYLKYKVANKLIFSKWREGMGGRMVTLVSGSAKLSEKLNRMFWAAGIPILEGYGLTETSPVISVNCFDRKGFKIGTVGKIVKNIDVKIADDGEVLVKGPCVFQGYYENPELTKEAFTEDGWFKTGDIGEFDEGLLKLTDRKKQIFKTSGGKYIVPAALENAMKRIPFIEQIMVVGEGKKMPCALIQPNYDFCTKWAEKNGVKIGTTPAKIAQSEAIYKEIEKEMVVINQEFGQWEQIKRFRLTPEEWTIENGCLTPTLKYKRKNTIEKFKKLFDEMYED
- a CDS encoding aminotransferase class I/II-fold pyridoxal phosphate-dependent enzyme; amino-acid sequence: MKNLDFPAKAEQLLAKRIEENNFRSLSVFDANNADFFSNDYLGIARELQKIQISHHHAGSTGSRLISGNSAYYEKVERYLADFYDAEKALLFNSGYNANLAVLSAIPQRGDFILYDELSHASLRDGIRLSNAKSFKFKHNDASDLAQKIEKCSGEIFVVLESVYSMDGDEVSSEILELCQKKNCYIILDEAHGTGVVGKQKKGIFEDFEQEIFARVHTFGKALGTHGACVVGSQKLHQFLVNFARPFIYTTAMSEAEVEVIFQAHEILKKSNLAQEKLTQNIAYFKQKIKENQLNFLDSQTPIQAYLNNQMILKNKCEELNEKNISVKSILSPTVPVSQERIRITLHSFNTFREISELLKVIL